In one window of Zingiber officinale cultivar Zhangliang chromosome 11A, Zo_v1.1, whole genome shotgun sequence DNA:
- the LOC122031994 gene encoding adenylate isopentenyltransferase-like, with protein sequence MRIILHGAVSVRWASPLCRRALPVVPPPSSCPGRHLVVRRSSCRPGRHCVGGNSDRTEESVVVVMGATGTGKSKLAVELAIEFAGEVVNSDKIQVYRGLDVATNKMPVDERRGVAHHLLGELDPEEGELAPAAYRELAAGAIAGIADRGLLPVVTGGSNSFIHAALAGSFDPRRSPFEAAWGKRTGREAALRYRCCFLWVNVDGAELEEQLDQRVGEMVAGGMVEELGRYLVEEAAAEKGESRHPGLSKAIGVAEFREYFRGKSQGTVAAYEAAVEAIKANTRRLAKEQVRKMERLRWMGWPLQKLDATAAVAARLVGSVAESEAAWERDVAGPGVAAVEHFLNTTPSYTHLQFESSLSLIWLLNEH encoded by the coding sequence ATGAGAATTATACTCCACGGAGCTGTCAGCGTTCGCTGGGCCTCTCCACTCTGTCGTCGTGCTCTTCCTGTCGTGCCGCCGCCGAGCAGCTGCCCCGGCCGTCACCTCGTCGTGCGCCGGAGCTCTTGTCGCCCCGGACGTCACTGTGTTGGAGGCAACAGTGATAGGACGGAGGAGAGCGTGGTGGTGGTCATGGGTGCTACCGGCACGGGGAAGTCGAAACTAGCTGTGGAGCTGGCCATCGAGTTCGCCGGCGAGGTGGTGAACTCTGATAAGATTCAGGTCTACCGGGGACTCGACGTCGCGACTAACAAGATGCCCGTGGATGAGCGACGCGGCGTGGCGCACCATTTGCTGGGGGAGCTCGACCCAGAGGAAGGCGAGCTCGCGCCCGCAGCTTACCGGGAGTTGGCGGCGGGGGCCATCGCCGGTATCGCTGACCGCGGCCTACTTCCGGTGGTGACCGGCGGGTCGAACTCCTTCATCCATGCGGCCTTGGCTGGGAGCTTTGACCCGAGGCGGAGCCCGTTCGAGGCGGCCTGGGGGAAGCGGACGGGAAGGGAGGCGGCGCTGCGGTACCGTTGCTGCTTTCTGTGGGTAAACGTGGACGGCGCCGAGCTGGAAGAGCAGCTCGACCAGCGTGTGGGCGAGATGGTGGCGGGAGGAATGGTGGAGGAGCTGGGTCGGTACTTGGTCGAAGAGGCGGCGGCGGAGAAAGGCGAGTCGAGGCATCCGGGGCTAAGCAAGGCGATCGGGGTGGCTGAGTTCCGGGAGTACTTCCGGGGGAAGAGTCAGGGGACGGTGGCGGCGTACGAGGCGGCCGTCGAGGCCATCAAGGCAAACACGCGGCGACTCGCGAAGGAGCAAGTGCGGAAGATGGAGCGACTGAGGTGGATGGGGTGGCCGCTGCAGAAGCTCGACGCTACAGCAGCGGTGGCAGCTCGATTAGTGGGGTCCGTGGCGGAATCAGAGGCCGCGTGGGAGAGGGACGTGGCAGGGCCCGGTGTCGCAGCGGTGGAGCATTTCCTGAACACGACGCCCAGCTACACGCATTTACAATTTGAATCATCATTGAGTTTAATTTGGCTTCTCAACGAACACtag
- the LOC122031425 gene encoding mavicyanin-like has translation MGKVGFLMAVFVCVLCVSEASVYQVGDEQGWEQYVNYTEWIASKTLHVGDTIVFEYDKERMNGMVVSLDDFHSSCRPIRIYQTGLDKFISVKRAHLYFICGFPDHCLHGQKVDIRILESPALLPQTTTQSSRDTQTQPLSSNSSPSPQSGQCETKIVVQQVPADPRSRTKLVKETTKK, from the exons ATGGGGAAGGTAGGGTTTCTGATGGCTGTGTTTGTGTGCGTTTTGTGCGTGTCCGAGGCATCGGTTTACCAAGTTGGAGATGAGCAAGGGTGGGAGCAGTACGTCAACTACACTGAGTGGATTGCTTCCAAGACTCTCCATGTAGGAGACACTATCG TATTCGAGTATGACAAGGAGCGGATGAATGGGATGGTGGTGAGCCTGGATGATTTCCACAGCTCCTGCAGACCGATCCGTATCTACCAAACAGGTTTGGACAAGTTCATCTCGGTGAAGAGGGCACACCTCTACTTCATCTGTGGCTTCCCCGACCACTGCCTCCACGGCCAAAAGGTCGACATCCGGATCCTCGAGAGTCCGGCTCTGCTGCCCCAGACCACCACCCAGTCTTCCAGGGATACTCAGACTCAGCCTCTATCATCCAACTCCTCTCCGTCACCCCAGTCGGGACAGTGTGAAACAAAAATAGTTGTACAACAAGTTCCTGCTGACCCAAGATCTAGAACCAAACTTGTGAAGGAAACAACCAAGAAATAG